From the Myripristis murdjan chromosome 14, fMyrMur1.1, whole genome shotgun sequence genome, one window contains:
- the LOC115372066 gene encoding A disintegrin and metalloproteinase with thrombospondin motifs 15-like, with product MFIRTAFLLYSVFLFSNIVRCMESELCFPIRLDNQNHEKRSFDNDVDTLSGKRVLKIRAFQQDLVLDLHQDSNFLAPSISTQDASRLSNTDVTTDLSRCFYSGYVNAIRDSYAALSLCKGLRGAFGFQGWEYFISPVHNDTRSAESAHFIRRRPSNDLELNSTSRCAVDSGVSPQIAQTLEKYKHLKDYSNVTETMLKGMGRSKRFASIPRYVETLVVADESMAQFHGDDLKHYLLTLMSVAARLYKHPTILNSINIVVVKFMVLNEADKGPKVSGNAAMTLRNFCTWQKKMNKNTDKHPEYWDTAILFTKQDLCGASTCDTLGMADVGTMCDPKRSCSVIEDDGLPSAFTTAHELGHVFNMPHDNVKACEEVFGKLQDNHMMSPTLIQINRTTPWSPCSAAIITDFLDSGHGECLLDQPQKPLALPDVLPGASYSLDRQCELAFGEGSKPCPFMQPPCGRLWCTGKTQGQLVCQTRHFPWADGTHCGDGQVCIRGVCTDKQESQNARVDGRWGKWGPFGSCSRTCGGGVQLSKRECNNPVPSNGGKYCQGVRVKYRSCNLNHCPDTGKSYREEQCEAFNGVSLNTNRLTPSVVWVPKYSGVSPRDKCKLICRANGTGYFYVLAPKVVDGTPCSPDSTGVCVQGKCIKAGCDGKLSSTKKFDKCGICGGDNKGCKKVSGLFTKPLHGYNFVVMLPVGAANIDIRQRGYKGMLSDDNYLALKNSEGSYLLNGNYIVSAVERDIIVKNSLVRYSGTSGPSETLQAIKPLGEALTVEVLSVGKMTPPRIRYSFYLARQSKEDKTLKKEGRTRSPNSVLAENTVKDKGGDVLKETSYSKEGSALGKWLSTGWDECSVTCGSGIQRRMVQCLRPDGKPGLDCDPTQRPSATRACGDPCPVWDIGEWSVCSRTCGKGFKRRPLHCTTQSGQRLPRDHCTGIRKPQELDFCNLRPC from the exons ATGTTTATCAGGACAGCTTTTCTCCTCTACTCTGTGTTCTTATTCTCAAACATTGTTCGTTGCATGGAAAGTGAACTTTGCTTCCCTATTAGACTGGATAACCAAAACCATGAGAAGAGGAGTTTTGACAACGACGTGGATACCCTGAGTGGAAAACGTGTCCTGAAAATACGAGCTTTCCAGCAGGATTTAGTGCTCGATTTACATCAAGACTCCAACTTCCTTGCCCCCTCCATCTCTACCCAAGACGCGTCCAGGCTTTCCAACACCGATGTCACCACTGACCTGAGCCGGTGTTTTTACTCCGGCTATGTCAACGCCATTCGCGATTCTTACGCTGCTTTGAGTCTCTGTAAGGGCTTACGCGGTGCATTTGGCTTCCAAGGCTGGGAATATTTTATCAGTCCGGTCCACAATGACACCAGAAGTGCCGAGAGTGCGCACTTTATCCGGCGCAGACCCAGTAACGACTTAGAGCTCAACTCAACGTCAAGGTGCGCGGTGGACAGCGGTGTAAGCCCCCAGATTGCACAGACACTGGAGAAATACAAGCACCTGAAAGATTACAGCAATGTGACCGAAACAATGCTCAAGGGCATGGGGAGATCCAAGAGATTCGCCTCCATTCCCAGATACGTGGAGACGCTCGTGGTGGCCGATGAGTCCATGGCGCAGTTCCACGGAGATGACCTGAAACATTACCTCTTGACCTTGATGTCAGTGGCAGCTAGGCTCTACAAACACCCCACTATACTCAACTCCATCAACATCGTAGTTGTGAAGTTCATGGTGCTAAATGAGGCCGACAAAGGACCTAAGGTGTCCGGGAACGCAGCCATGACGCTGCGAAACTTTTGCACTTGGCAGAAAAAGATGAACAAGAATACCGACAAGCACCCAGAGTACTGGGACACAGCAATTCTATTCACTAAGCAG GATTTATGTGGAGCCTCCACCTGCGACACTCTGGGCATGGCTGATGTCGGCACCATGTGTGACCCCAAGAggagctgctctgtgattgAAGATGACGGCCTGCCTTCAGCTTTCACCACAGCTCACGAGCTTG GGCATGTTTTCAACATGCCGCATGACAACGTAAAAGCCTGTGAAGAGGTGTTTGGGAAGCTGCAGGACAACCACATGATGTCTCCCACACTCATCCAGATCAACCGTACCACCCCCTGGTCCCCCTGCAGCGCTGCCATCATCACAGACTTCCTGGACAGTGGGCACG GGGAATGCTTGCTCGACCAGCCGCAGAAACCCCTGGCCCTCCCTGATGTGTTGCCTGGAGCATCCTACAGCTTGGACCGTCAGTGTGAGCTTGCATTCGGAGAAGGCTCAAAGCCCTGTCCTTTTATGCAGCCACCCTGCGGCCGTCTGTGGTGCACAGGAAAGACCCAGGGCCAGCTGGTGTGTCAGACCCGTCACTTCCCGTGGGCTGACGGCACCCATTGTGGGGATGGGCAGGTCTGCATCCGAGGGGTGTGCACTGACAAACAGGAGAGCCAAAATGCGAGG gtGGACGGCCGCTGGGGGAAGTGGGGCCCATTTGGATCCTGCTCGCGCACATGCGGAGGAGGTGTGCAACTGTCGAAAAGGGAGTGCAATAACCCAGTTCCGTCAAATGGGGGTAAATACTGCCAAGGGGTGCGGGTCAAATACCGCTCCTGCAACCTGAACCACTGCCCTGACACAG GTAAGAGCTACCGTGAGGAGCAGTGTGAGGCTTTCAATGGCGTCAGCCTCAACACTAATCGTCTCACGCCCTCTGTGGTGTGGGTGCCCAAGTACTCCGGAGTGTCGCCCCGAGACAAATGTAAACTCATCTGCAGGGCAAACGGCACAGGCTACTTCTACGTCCTGGCTCCCAAG GTGGTTGATGGAACGCCCTGCTCCCCAGACTCCACAGGAGTGTGTGTCCAAGGGAAGTGCATCAAGGCTGGCTGCGATGGTAAACTCAGCTCCACCAAGAAGTTTGATAAGTGTGGAATCTGTGGAGGCGACAACAAGGGCTGCAAGAAGGTGTCAGGTCTCTTCACCAAACCTTT GCACGGCTACAACTTTGTGGTCATGTTGCCAGTGGGCGCTGCCAACATAGACATCCGTCAGCGGGGCTACAAGGGCATGCTGAGTGACGACAACTATTTGGCACTAAAGAACAGCGAGGGCAGTTACCTGCTGAATGGGAACTACATCGTGTCAGCTGTGGAGAGGGACATCATTGTGAAGAACAGCCTGGTGCGATACAGCGGCACATCAGGCCCCTCTGAGACTCTGCAGGCCATCAAACCGTTAGGGGAAGCCCTGACGGTGGAGGTGCTGTCCGTGGGCAAGATGACTCCTCCTCGCATCCGCTACTCCTTCTACCTGGCCCGTCAGAGCAAGGAGGACAAGACTCTGAAGAAAGAAGGGCGTACGCGCTCTCCCAACAGTGTCCTGGCTGAGAATACTGTTAAGGATAAGGGAGGAGACGTCCTGAAGGAGACATCCTATAGCAAAGAGGGGTCTGCTCTTGGAAAGTGGCTGTCGACAGGGTGGGACGAGTGCTCAGTGACCTGTGGCAGCGGGATCCAGAGGAGGATGGTGCAGTGTCTGAGGCCGGACGGGAAGCCAGGGTTGGACTGTGATCCCACACAACGGCCCTCAGCCACCAGGGCCTGTGGAGACCCATGTCCTGTATGGGATATTGGGGAATGGTCGGTCTGCTCCAGAACCTGTGGAAAGGGCTTCAAGAGACGGCCATTGCACTGCACTACCCAATCTGGACAGCGGCTCCCAAGGGACCACTGCACCGGCATACGCAAGCCACAGGAGCTGGACTTCTGTAACCTAAGGCCTTGCTAG